From a single Aspergillus puulaauensis MK2 DNA, chromosome 2, nearly complete sequence genomic region:
- a CDS encoding Clr5 domain-containing protein (COG:S;~EggNog:ENOG410PTYT;~InterPro:IPR025676;~PFAM:PF14420;~TransMembrane:1 (o320-341i)) — translation MLNFWHNVGDTSSRLVELHDDGDESIPGLTTAEEAIPLSAPASKTYALPAQWEPHKDRIRQLYLDENKPLREVMEIMGRDYGHFGSIKQYKNKIREWRFDTKYKRHQTSRKRQNKRPRRLPPVVADHLLASLADSQPPDAQKADDNILEPPDIELHANDFSFPATNAGAGYDGDYVFQASDALDSLDHTLQAPADNEKNGHLSLHRRHSLALSQSVGIRSGRSATPPMSIAERIFALAQRHIETSFTYGVWKVDSSNNVCTSMTCTKEEMDLPEMYFDLIRSAVLLFEQGSTTEGQHVVSKAFALVKPILKSGNVRALNFFWTSLVFLVQFGHAAIVVRLISFIYEMARIVLHPEHPVVHMFKLLTAIDLSELESLVHNTWQITADAFQQELPRLHPEYVRHQCDLIFRMYGTRDAATAEQRLRKLLEDCENTMPHQVPELSRLTVLNALGYNFMNSKDWVSAVNIGQKLEDRARHAPQDGNESRGDDDVDLLVYLIGGMEIQARAFNELKLIMPAVKCLKQATPLIAEHWGDSDPWRIELMALQQNWLRENGEIKAADELKAEITRITERLDTD, via the exons ATGCTTAATTTCTGGCACAACGTCGGCGATACCAGCTCCAGGCTTGTGGAGCTCCACGACGACGGTGACGAGTCAATACCGGGCCTGACGACAGCAGAGGAAGCGATACCACTAAGCGCCCCTGCATCGAAAACATATGCCCTACCGGCACAATGGGAGCCGCACAAAGACCGGATCCGCCAGCTATACCTAGATGAGAACAAGCCCCTGAGGGAAGTGATGGAAATAATGGGTCGGGACTACGGGCACTTTGGTAG TATCAAACAGTATAAGAACAAAATCCGAGAGTGGCGGTTTGATACCAAGTACAAGAGACATCAAACCTCTCGGAAGAGACAGAATAAGCGTCCCAGACGACTGCCTCCGGTGGTAGCGGATCACTTGCTGGCTTCTCTGGCTGATTCTCAACCTCCTGATGCCCAAAAAGCCGATGACAATATTCTCGAACCTCCCGACATTGAACTACACGCCAACGACTTCTCTTTTCCAGCTACTaatgctggcgctggatacGACGGTGACTACGTTTTCCAAGCCTCGGATGCTTTGGACTCCCTCGACCACACTCTCCAAGCCCCAGCAGACAACGAGAAGAATGGGCATCTCTCACTACATCGTCGGCACTCCCTCGCCCTATCGCAGTCAGTCGGGATACGGTCTGGCAGGTCAGCCACGCCGCCAATGTCCATCGCAGAACGAATCTTCGCGTTGGCTCAGCGACACATCGAGACGTCTTTCACATACGGCGTCTGGAAGGTAGACAGCAGTAATAACGTCTGCACAAGCATGACATGCACAAAAGAAGAGATGGACCTGCCGGAGATGTATTTCGACCTCATACGCTCTGCCGTCCTACTCTTCGAGCAAGGCTCAACCACCGAAGGGCAGCACGTCGTATCGAAGGCATTCGCGCTGGTGAAACCGATCCTCAAGAGCGGCAACGTGCGCGCCCTCAACTTCTTCTGGACCTCCctggtcttcctcgtccagtTCGGCCACGCCGCAATCGTCGTCCGCctgatcagcttcatctACGAGATGGCCCGCATTGTGCTCCACCCCGAGCACCCCGTCGTGCACATGTTCAAGCTCCTAACTGCGATTGATCTGTCGGAGCTGGAATCCCTTGTCCACAACACATGGCAGATCACCGCGGACGCCTTCCAGCAGGAGCTGCCGAGGCTTCATCCGGAGTACGTGCGCCACCAGTGCGATCTCATCTTCCGCATGTATGGCACCCGGGAcgccgccaccgccgagCAGCGCCTCCGCAAGCTTCTCGAGGACTGCGAGAATACTATGCCGCATCAGGTACCGGAACTCAGCCGCCTGACCGTCCTTAACGCGCTTGGATACAACTTCATGAACTCCAAGGACTGGGTGAGCGCGGTCAACATCGGGCAGAAACTCGAGGACCGCGCGCGGCACGCGCCGCAGGATGGAAATGAGAGCCgtggcgatgacgatgttgaTCTGCTCGTCTACCTCATCGGGGGCATGGAGATCCAAGCCCGGGCGTTCAATgagctgaagctgatcaTGCCGGCGGTAAAGTGTCTAAAGCAGGCAACGCCGCTGATTGCGGAGCATTGGGGGGATAGCGACCCCTGGCGCATCGAGCTTATGGCCTTGCAGCAGAACTGGCTGCGAGAGAACGGCGAAATCAAGGCGGCGGATGAGTTGAAGGCAGAGATTACGAGGATTACTGAGAGGCTTGATACGGACtag
- a CDS encoding uncharacterized protein (TransMembrane:1 (o6-26i)), producing the protein MAVSNEFIIGLVFNITSLVTSLIAMWQTHKILSIARYRSLNDIEAPSSQAHTRTAERAPSIISTGDEEEGAKCPYRIIVSHPAKLLNSMSGRTSAIQTWIGWWRVPRAVPNL; encoded by the exons ATGGCCGTGTCAAACGAGTTCATCATCGGCCTGgtcttcaacatcaccagcCTCGTCACCAGCCTCATCGCCATGTGGCAGACCCACAAAATACTATCCATCG CACGATATCGCTCGCTGAACGATATCGAAGCGCCCTCCTCCCAAGCTCATACTCGAACCGCCGAAAGAGCGCCGTCCATCATTTCGACgggagacgaggaggaaggagcgaaATGTCCATATAGGATTATTGTATCCCACCCAGCGAAGCTGTTGAACTCCATGTCAGGGAGAACTTCTGCCATTCAGACATGGATTGGGTGGTGGAGAGTACCTAGGGCCGTGCCGAACCTTTAG
- a CDS encoding flavin monoamine oxidase family protein (COG:Q;~EggNog:ENOG410PFGG;~InterPro:IPR002937,IPR036188;~PFAM:PF01593,PF13450;~go_function: GO:0016491 - oxidoreductase activity [Evidence IEA];~go_process: GO:0055114 - oxidation-reduction process [Evidence IEA]), giving the protein MAGVDRANSADKLGHYDTIILGAGIAGLACASRLLEAQLQQPNTRLQVLEARDRIGGRIASVHVDGCRLDTGANWIHGVGSAQRPNPLMDILPHKRLRALKGSVLFRAPSPSDGEEVDSTARNTKSNSWSAAEGHPSKEVSRLGQAAAHLICPATSATTSADFSESSAHGLSIPADTARTIVSCVQNAIGQVADLAATVPAETAKQTSIHQALVSTKAFRDAFELVPRRYHHSLSTLFQGIESMEAAPLLAQTTEPGRPESEHGLGLLEYAVDEFEGEHVFLQDGYVEIIDEIAKPLLEAGAIALETVVTRVDWTASPIVIETDRGVFTAREVVCTFPLGVLKDTCGKEDAMFKPALPAEMQEAIQHLGFGTLDKVFAIYSRPWWNDEPYRSVIKNGLISQQREPPAESEDEVPDSFLGFTSELSGISVGSDGSVSPDAYRLPVMNLHSLTGQPVLCAFVSCKTATTVEGMTDEAIGGLFHRTLTQWFGIEPPTPPDAVYVTRWAQDAYSRGAYSHMITGLSEARHREALQEPVINDAGDVLRFSGEHCSRDHFAMVHGALLDGWRAADASLGVST; this is encoded by the coding sequence ATGGCCGGAGTTGATAGAGCCAACAGCGCCGACAAGCTGGGACATTACGACACGATCATTCTTGGCGCAGGAATCGCGGGGCTTGCATGTGCATCCCGACTACTTGAAGCACAactgcagcagccaaatACTAGACTACAGGTACTAGAAGCCCGAGACCGTATCGGTGGCCGGATCGCGTCTGTCCATGTTGACGGCTGCCGCTTGGACACGGGCGCGAATTGGATTCATGGCGTTGGCAGTGCACAGAGACCGAATCCGCTCATGGATATTCTTCCGCATAAGCGACTCAGAGCACTGAAGGGGTCTGTCTTGTTCCGGGCACCATCACCGAgtgatggagaggaggtCGATTCTACTGCGAGGAATACGAAGAGTAATAGCTGGTCCGCCGCAGAAGGACATCCTTCGAAAGAGGTCAGTCGCCTAGGCCAAGCAGCAGCGCATCTTATATGTCCAGCAACGTCGGCAACTACGAGTGCAGACTTTTCCGAGAGCAGTGCCCACGGCCTATCAATTCCCGCTGATACGGCTAGAACAATCGTCTCATGCGTCCAGAACGCAATTGGCCAAGTGGCAGACCTCGCCGCAACAGTCCCCGCAGAAACAGCAAAGCAGACTTCCATCCACCAGGCGCTGGTAAGCACAAAGGCCTTTCGGGATGCATTTGAGCTTGTGCCGAGAAGGTACCATCACTCACTAAGCACGTTGTTCCAAGGCATAGAAAGCATGGAGGCTGCTCCACTTCTTGCACAGACTACAGAGCCCGGACGTCCCGAGAGCGAGCATGGCCTAGGGCTGCTGGAGTACGCAGTAGACGAGTTCGAGGGCGAGCACGTCTTTCTCCAGGACGGGTATGTCGAGATCATCGATGAGATCGCTAAGCCGCTGCTCGAGGCTGGCGCTATTGCGCTGGAAACCGTTGTAACCCGAGTTGACTGGACCGCGAGCCCTATCGTCATTGAAACAGATCGGGGAGTCTTTACGGCGAGGGAAGTCGTGTGCACATTCCCCCTGGGTGTGCTGAAAGATACCTGTGGCAAAGAGGACGCAATGTTCAAGCCAGCCTTACCAGCCGAGATGCAAGAGGCAATACAGCATCTCGGCTTCGGCACGCTTGACAAGGTCTTTGCAATCTACTCCAGGCCGTGGTGGAACGATGAACCGTATCGCTCCGTCATCAAGAACGGGCTCATTTCCCAACAAAGAGAACCTCCGGCCGAGAGTGAGGACGAGGTGCCTGATTCATTTCTAGGTTTCACCTCCGAACTGAGCGGCATCTCAGTCGGCAGCGATGGCTCCGTGTCTCCTGACGCGTACCGACTGCCAGTCATGAACCTACACAGCTTAACCGGACAACCTGTCCTCTGCGCCTTCGTCTCTTGCAAGACTGCCACAACAGTCGAAGGAATGACGGACGAAGCCATCGGCGGGCTGTTCCATCGAACCCTAACCCAGTGGTTCGGCATCGAGCCGCCAACTCCACCAGATGCTGTATATGTCACTCGGTGGGCGCAAGACGCGTACTCCAGGGGTGCCTACAGCCATATGATCACTGGGCTGTCTGAAGCGCGGCATAGAGAGGCCCTCCAAGAGCCTGTAATTAATGACGCCGGCGATGTGCTGAGGTTTTCGGGCGA
- a CDS encoding uncharacterized protein (COG:E;~EggNog:ENOG410QDKR;~InterPro:IPR004840,IPR004841;~PFAM:PF13520,PF00324;~TransMembrane:12 (i47-64o76-98i119-146o152-171i183-205o236-256i277-298o334-359i379-398o418-435i455-475o512-531i);~go_component: GO:0016020 - membrane [Evidence IEA];~go_component: GO:0016021 - integral component of membrane [Evidence IEA];~go_process: GO:0006865 - amino acid transport [Evidence IEA];~go_process: GO:0055085 - transmembrane transport [Evidence IEA]), which yields MSSKVDAAENEKGNNDRLESNSPEVQQGTVTPVHPETTRRNLKSRHIQLIGIGGTIGTVLYVQIGKGLLNGGPGSLFLAFSIWCTFVLAVTISVAEMVTFMPISSPFIRFAGRYVDDAFGFAAGWNFFIFEAALVPFEVVACNLIIRFWSDAVPVGVIIAIIIVLYAILNLQAVQWYGESEFWAAMGKLLLIIGLIMFTVVTMLGGNPKGDRFGFRYWNTPGAFAELYYTGTLGKFLGFLQCLIQASFTIAGPDYVSMSAGEVQNPRVTMPRAFNTVFYRLTVFFVLGSLCVGILVPFDDKELTDALENGDTGASASPYVVAMNRLGIRVLPHIVNATVLTAAFSAGNAYVYCATRSLYGLALEGKAPRFFAFCTKKGVPVFAVALVLLVALLSFLQLSSSSAVVLDWLVSLVTASQLINFSVMCTTYLCFYRALKAQGICRDNLPYKGILQPYAAWYGLVGTFIMTFVGGYTVFLPLDGFWQVSDFLFSYVVDVTPPLRERNQASRTHLLSYRYTMIGVCPGLYIGWKLVHKTKIKEPSDVDLREGFAEIGEHERTYIPRPSS from the exons ATGTCTTCCAAGGTCGATGCCGCCGAGAACGAAAAGGGCAACAATGACCGTCTCGAATCCAACTCACCTGAAGTGCAGCAGGGCACGGTCACGCCGGTACACCCTGAAACAACTCGTCGAAATCTGAAATCCCGTCATATTCAGCTGATTGGCATTGGGGGTACTATCGGCACTGTTCTTTAT GTCCAAATTGGAAAAGGCCTCCTTAATGGTGGACCGGGTAGTCTATTCTTGGCATTTAGTATATGGTGCACTTTCGTCCTCGCCGTTACAATCTCCGTGGCCGAGATGGTCACATTTATGCCCATCTCATCGCCGTTTATCCGCTTCGCTGGCCGTTACGTCGACGATGCGTTCGGgtttgctgctggctggAATTTTTTTATCTTTGAGGCGGCCCTTGTGCCCTTTGAAGTTGTGGCCTGTAATCTTATCATTCGGTTCTGGAGTGATGCGGTTCCTGTTGGCGTAATTATCGCCATTATTATCGTGCTATACGCGATTTTGAATCTCCAGGCTGTCCAGTGGTATGGGGAGTCTGAATTCTGGGCGGCGATGGGGAAGTTACTCCTGATTATCGGCCTGATCATGTTTACCGTTGTTACTATGCTCGGTGGTAACCCGAAGGGAGACCGCTTTGGGTTTCGGTATTGGAACACCCCGGGGGCATTTGCGGAGCTCTACTATACTGGCACGCTTGGGAAATTCCTTGGGTTCCTGCAATGCCTTATTCAGGCTTCGTTTACTATTGCTGGGCCCGACTACGTTTCGATGAGCGCCGGAGAGGTTCAGAACCCACGCGTCACCATGCCGCGGGCCTTTAACACAGTTTTCTACCGGTTAACAGttttcttcgtcctcgggTCGCTTTGCGTCGGGATCCTAGTTCCATTTGATGACAAGGAATTAACGGATGCCCTTGAAAATGGCGATACTGGTGCATCCGCATCTCCTTATGTTGTTGCGATGAATCGTCTCGGTATCCGGGTACTTCCTCATATTGTCAATGCGACAGTCCTAACAGCAGCATTTTCTGCTGGCAACGCATACGTGTACTGCGCGACTCGGTCTCTATACGGCCTGGCACTAGAGGGAAAGGCCCCCAGGTTCTTTGCTTTCTGCACCAAGAAAGGGGTGCCTGTCTTTGCTGTTGCACTTGTGCTACTCGTGGCACTGTTATCATTCCTCCAGCTGTCATCTAGCAGTGCTGTCGTTCTTGACTGGCTTGTATCTCTCGTCACGGCATCGCAGTTGATCAACTTCAGTGTAATGTGCACCACGTATCTATGCTTCTATCGCGCACTCAAGGCACAAGGCATCTGCCGCGACAACCTGCCATATAAGGGCATTTTGCAACCGTATGCAGCATGGTATGGGCTTGTCGGCACTTTCATCATGACGTTCGTCGGTGGCTATACCGTATTCCTGCCCCTGGATGGCTTCTGGCAGGTGTCGGACTTTTTATTCTCGTACGTAGTCGATGTGACTCCTCCCTTGCGAGAAAGGAACCAGGCCAGCCGAACTCACTTGCTATCGTATAGGTACACTATGATTGGCGTGTGCCCAGGTCTCTATATCGGGTGGAAGCTCGTTCATAAGACAAAGATCAAGGAGCCGAGTGACGTGGACCTGAGAGAGGGCTTTGCCGAGATTGGGGAGCACGAAAGGACTTACATCCCTCGGCCGTCTTCGTAA
- a CDS encoding L-histidine N(alpha)-methyltransferase (COG:S;~EggNog:ENOG410PWTF;~InterPro:IPR019257,IPR017804,IPR017805;~PFAM:PF10017;~go_function: GO:0008168 - methyltransferase activity [Evidence IEA]) → MTKTTPQILDIGGGELRAYNKALLEKKLFWTQDEEQPSNGDVDVHVQPRKRVLPTSIIYGDKGLELWARITHLPSYYQTRGEAALLAENAAELGRWIRRDSLLIDLGCGDIRKLTPLLEELNRSQKPVLYCPLDLSRRSIQRAIEQTELFSRFPCISVTGLWGSFEDGVDWANRTSGDDDRPRVFLSLGSMLGNDYFEPAVARLKWLCETGLRSESDLILLTMDGTKDGEKICESYDDAEGLFTAFIRQGFEDSNHLFGADADSWYRHEDWSLLRTLTTAPATQHRFVLQAKRNVQCPPVRDVTFRQGDEIHCYEGFKYGPEEMGRQFEAAGLRVYACWKGPHDDIWNAAFCSVEPMPNGAV, encoded by the exons ATGACCAAGACCACGCCCCAAATCCTGGACATTGGCGGGGGCGAGCTACGCGCATACAACAAAGCCCTGCTCGAGAAAAAGCTTTTCTGGACGCAAGACGAAGAGCAACCTTCCAATGGCGATGttgatgtccatgtccaACCCCGCAAAAGAGTCCTCCCCACGTCAATCATCTACGGCGACAAGGGTCTCGAGCTTTGGGCGCGCATCACGCACTTGCCGAGCTACTACCAGACCAGAGGCGAAGCAGCCTTGCTCGCCGAGAATGCTGCGGAGCTGGGGAGGTGGATCCGCAGGGATAGTCTGTTGATTGATCTCGGCTGTGG AGATATCCGTAAACTCACCCCGCTGCTGGAAGAGCTAAACCGGTCCCAGAAGCCAGTCCTGTACTGCCCGCTCGATCTATCGCGGAGATCGATTCAACGGGCCATCGAACAGACCGAGCTCTTCTCTCGTTTCCCATGCATCAGCGTCACCGGGCTATGGGGTTCATTTGAAGACGGCGTCGACTGGGCGAACCGTACctccggcgacgacgatCGGCCTCGCGTGTTCCTCTCGCTAGGCTCGATGCTGGGGAACGATTATTTCGAGCCCGCAGTGGCGCGACTCAAATGGCTGTGCGAGACGGGGTTGCGCAGTGAATCTGATCTTATCCTGCTGACGATGGACGGGACGAAAGACGGCGAGAAGATCTGCGAATCGTACGACGATGCAGAGGGTCTGTTCACGGCGTTCATCCGGCAGGGGTTCGAAGACTCGAACCATCTCTTCGGTGCTGACGCTGACAGCTGGTATCGGCACGAGGACTGGAGTCTTCTGCGCACGCTTACAACAGCCCCAGCGACGCAGCACCGATTCGTCTTGCAGGCGAAGCGCAACGTCCAGTGTCCGCCGGTACGGGATGTGACGTTCCGCCAGGGGGATGAGATCCACTGCTACGAGGGGTTCAAGTATGGGCCTGAAGAGATGGGTAGGCAGTTTGAGGCGGCGGGGCTCAGGGTGTATGCGTGTTGGAAAGGCCCACATGATGATATCT GGAATGCGGCGTTTTGTTCGGTAGAACCGATGCCCAACGGTGCAGTCTAG
- a CDS encoding NAD(P)/FAD-dependent oxidoreductase (COG:E;~EggNog:ENOG410PH4T;~InterPro:IPR006076,IPR036188;~PFAM:PF01266,PF13450;~TransMembrane:1 (o12-32i);~go_function: GO:0016491 - oxidoreductase activity [Evidence IEA];~go_process: GO:0055114 - oxidation-reduction process [Evidence IEA]), whose translation MSQTLNHSTPIIIVGAGVFGLSTAWWIARAGYRNIRVLDRWQVPSPSSAGYDRNKIIRTEYVDGHFSVLSQEAIQFWREPLWRDVFHPTGWLYGTDGSLDEDRAKTFDTAVANTRSLGDPSHIVDLPDWQHMFDLYPSMGYAHHRRQRQHGRYPTAKDNESTPAGEKANDPPATFRGIYNRNAGWVESTHAMTILKRECTRLGVEFIAGESGTVTGFVRDPNNPRTVTGVHTANKTIWHAGKVIVSVGAYSETLLDFKNQLHAVGYPVTHIRMTEEQYQRYKDLPVVAITRRGYFFPPNEDRIFKICTMDITMVNRERWSEPQPVGEGEGEGDLGRVRSLPRDQAYHPTDTQPRISRLKTLEFARYILPEFGDAEVESSKLCWDVETHDDHWIIDYHDSAPDSLFIATGGSGYSFKNLTNVGKYVVQALEGTLDDRWKEYWRWRPDRVGLFPEREHRNARVKYDLRDCEGWRHTATRL comes from the coding sequence ATGTCGCAAACTCTCAACCACTCAACCCCAATCATCATCGTTGGGGCAGGCGTCTTTGGCCTGTCCACTGCATGGTGGATCGCTCGAGCCGGGTACCGCAACATACGCGTGCTCGACCGATGGCAAGTCCCATCCCCTTCGTCCGCGGGCTACGACCGAAACAAGATCATTCGCACCGAGTACGTCGACGGCCACTTCTCCGTCCTCTCGCAGGAGGCGATCCAGTTCTGGCGAGAGCCGCTCTGGAGAGACGTCTTCCATCCTACTGGCTGGTTATACGGAACCGACGGGTCTCTAGACGAGGATAGAGCAAAGACCTTTGACACTGCTGTCGCCAATACGCGCTCTCTGGGCGACCCGTCTCACATCGTCGACCTGCCCGACTGGCAGCACATGTTCGACTTGTATCCGTCAATGGGGTACGCCCATCATCGACGCCAGAGGCAGCACGGACGGTATCCGACAGCGAAAGACAACGAATCCACCCCAGCTGGCGAGAAGGCAAATGATCCCCCTGCCACCTTCCGAGGGATATACAACCGCAATGCCGGCTGGGTCGAGTCCACGCACGCCATGACAATCCTAAAGCGCGAATGCACCAGACTCGGCGTCGAATTCATCGCCGGTGAATCAGGCACTGTAACAGGCTTCGTGCGGgaccccaacaaccccagaaccGTCACCGGCGTGCACACCGCAAACAAGACCATCTGGCACGCCGGCAAAGTCATCGTCTCCGTCGGCGCATACTCGGAGACCCTGCTCGACTTCAAGAACCAGCTGCACGCCGTCGGATACCCCGTCACGCACATCCGCATGACCGAGGAGCAGTACCAGCGGTACAAGGACCTGCCTGTCGTCGCTATCACCCGCCGGGGATACTTCTTCCCCCCGAACGAGGACCGCATTTTCAAGATCTGCACCATGGATATCACCATGGTCAACCGCGAGCGCTGGTCCGAGCCCCAGCCcgtgggcgagggcgagggcgagggcgactTGGGCAGGGTGCGAAGCCTGCCGCGCGACCAGGCGTACCACCCGACGGACACGCAGCCGCGGATCAGCCGGCTGAAGACGCTCGAGTTTGCACGGTACATATTGCCCGAGTTTGGCGACGCCGAGGTGGAGAGTAGCAAGCTATGCTGGGACGTGGAGACCCACGACGACCACTGGATCATCGACTACCACGACTCTGCGCCGGATTCGCTGTTCATTGCCACGGGGGGCAGTGGGTATTCGTTCAAGAACCTCACCAACGTCGGCAAGTACGTTGTGCAGGCGCTGGAGGGGACGCTGGATGACCGGTGGAAGGAGTACTGGCGTTGGCGGCCGGATCGTGTAGGGCTATTTCCGGAGAGAGAGCACAGGAATGCGCGGGTCAAGTATGACTTGCGGGACTGTGAGGGATGGAGACACACTGCTACACGTTTATAG
- a CDS encoding VOC family protein (COG:S;~EggNog:ENOG410PQ79;~InterPro:IPR025870;~PFAM:PF13468) has protein sequence MTSTQQDHVVLLVDTPFFEDLPAWVTDNFTVTPGGYHDGQPSRNKLVIFADGSYLEFFNWYDTPPSLDAEHLPMRFWGPKPPGLIDFAITDTTHSAEESVDTVNERLSFSPDQDAGLGIKFGTPIAGSRKKADGAEIKWKVTRPQFSQGPNTPADELFANGRIDVPFFCHDVTPRTGRVPSLDEQKTTHPSGAVGIAACEILVPAHLLTEYARVYSKILGSGFEPAAGKNSYTFDIGVPQGSARSTVVVRAAESERDIQRIKERGIGFSDLVISVQFDGPGGETRWPLGSTGVESTIWLERV, from the coding sequence ATGACTTCTACCCAACAAGACCACGTTGTCCTTCTTGTCGACACCCCCTTCTTCGAAGACCTGCCTGCCTGGGTCACCGACAACTTCACCGTCACGCCTGGAGGCTACCACGACGGCCAGCCCTCTCGCAACAAActcgtcatcttcgccgacggCAGCTACCTGGAGTTCTTCAACTGGTACGACACCCCACCCTCTCTCGACGCCGAGCACCTGCCCATGAGATTCTGGGGTCCCAAACCCCCAGGCCTGATCGACTTTGCTATCACCGACACAACCCACTCGGCCGAGGAATCCGTCGACACCGTCAACGAACGCCTCTCCTTCAGCCCTGACCAAGACGCCGGCCTGGGCATCAAATTCGGCACGCCCATTGCAGGCTCACGCAAGAAAGCCGACGGCGCCGAGATCAAGTGGAAGGTCACACGCCCACAGTTCTCCCAGGGCCCAAACACGCCCGCCGACGAGCTGTTCGCTAACGGCAGAATCGATGTCCCTTTCTTCTGTCACGATGTCACTCCGCGGACCGGCCGCGTGCCTAGTCTGGATGAGCAGAAAACGACTCACCCCTCCGGCGCGGTTGGCATCGCTGCCTGCGAGATTCTCGTGCCGGCTCACCTGCTGACCGAGTACGCGCGAGTCTATTCCAAGATCCTAGGCTCTGGGTTTGAACCTGCTGCCGGCAAGAACTCGTATACCTTCGACATCGGTGTGCCGCAGGGTTCTGCCCGTTCTACGGTGGTGGTGCGTGCTGCTGAGTCCGAGCGAGACATTCAGCGCATCAAGGAGAGGGGCATTGGGTTCTCTGATCTTGTCATCTCCGTCCAGTTTGATGGGCCTGGCGGCGAGACGAGGTGGCCATTGGGCTCTACTGGTGTCGAGTCCACAATCTGGTTGGAGAGGGTGTAG